Part of the Cryptosporangium arvum DSM 44712 genome, TCAAGGCGCTCGTCGGCTGGGACGAGTTCGAGGCGATCCGGGAAGCGGCCCGCGCCGAGGGGCGGCGGGTCGGCATCGGGCTGGCCTGTTACGTCGAGGGCACCGGGCCCGGTCCGTACGAGGGTGCGTTCGTGCGGGTCGAGACCACCGGCAAGGTCGTCGTCGCGACCGGCCTCACCACCCAGGGGCAGGGGCACGAGACCGTCTTCGCGCAGATCGCCGCCGAGGAGCTCGGCGTGCCGATCGACGACGTCTCGGTCACCACCGGCGACACCAGGCGCTTCAAGTACGCGGTCGGCACATTCGCGTCCCGCGCCGCGGTGATGAGCGGCAACGCGGTGGCGCTGACGGCCCGGAAAGTGCGGGCCAAGGCGCTCCGCATCGCCGGGGAGGCGCTCGAGGCCGACCCGAAGGACCTGGAGATCGTCGACGGGGTCGTGCGGGTGCGGGGAGTCCCGGGTGACGGCATTCCGCTGCGTACCGTCGCCGTCCTCTCGAACCCGCTGCGGTACGCGTTCGACGAGGAGGCCAAGCGGGCCACCCAGTTCGCCGGTACCTCCGACATGAGCAAACCGCCGATCGACGAGGACGACGAGCCGGGGCTGGAGGCCACCGACTACTACTCGCCGATCCGGTCGACGTTCGCCAGCGGTATGCACGCGGCGGTCGTGGAGACCGATCCGGAGACCGCCGAGATCAAGATCCTGCGGTACTGCGTCGTGCACGATTGCGGCACGCTCATCAACCCCCGGATCGTCGAGGGCCAGATCCACGGCGGGGTGGCGCAGGGCGTCGGGGGCGCGCTCTACGAGCGGATCGTCTACGACGAGAACGGTCAGCCGCTCAACGCGTCGTACATGGACTTCTTGATTCCGTACGCGTCCGAGGTGCCGAAGGTCGAGACCGACCACCTCGAGACACCCTCACCGCTCAACCCGCTCGGGGTGAAGGGCGCCGGCGAGGCCGGTGTCATCCCCTCCGCGGCGCTGTTCGCATCGGCGATCTCGGACGCGGAGGGCTTCTTCGTGAACCGGATGCCGATCTCGCCCTCGGAACTCTGGGCGCTCCGCGAGCAGCACGCACTTGCGTCGGAAGGAACCAAATAGATGAAGGTCAACGGCAAGGCCACGCTGAACGCCCCCGTCGAGCGGGTGTACGCGGCGCTGAACGACCCGGCGGTGCTGGTCCGGACGATTCCCGGCTGCCAGCAACTCGAGCAGGTCGGCGACGACGCGTACCGGATGACCGTGACCGCGGGGGTGGCGTCGATCAAGGGCTCGTACGTCGGTGACGTGCGGCTGACCGACCAGCAGGAGCCGTCGTCGTTCGTGCTGCGGGCGAAGGGGGCCGGGGCGCCGGGCACGGTCTCGGCCGACGTCCTCGTGACGCTGGAGCACGGCGCCGAGGGCACCACGCTGCTCTCGTACGCCGCGGACGCGGTGGTCGGCGGGGCGGTCGGGGGAGTGGGGCAGCGGGTGCTGTCCGGGGTCGCGAAGAAGACCGCGGGCGAGTTCTTCGCCGCGGTCGATTCGCTGCTGAACGCTCCGGCCGAGGTCCTCGCGGCCGCGCCGGCGTCGAGCGCGGCCACCGAGGCACCGGCGAAGGGCGCGCTGGTGGGTGGCGCGGCGGTGGCTCCGGCCGCTGGTGAACCGCGGGTGTTCACCGCCCCGGCGAAGGCGCCCGGCGGGGGCGGCGCCGATCTGCTCGCGGGTGGGTTCCTGCCGGGCGCGATCTTCGGCGCGGGTATCGCGCTGCTCGGCGTCGTCGTCGGCGGGCTGATCGGCCGCCGCCGCTCCTGACCGGCCGCGGCCGTCCCTGATCGGCTGCCGCCGCTCCTGGTCGGCTTCGGCCGCTCCTGATCGGGCGCGGCCGCTCCTGACCGACGGTCCGGGTGTGGTGATCGAGCGGTCGCCACGCCCGGCGGCCCGGAGGAGGCATCGTGGAGCTGCTCGTCACCTACGCGCGTCTGCGCGACGGGCGCGTCGTGGACCTGGCGGTCGAGGGCGCCCGCCTGCGCGTCCTGCCCCGCGGCACGACCCCGACCGTCCCGCCGCGGGTGGTCCGGGCGGACGGGCGGCTGGTCACCGAGTCGGCGGTGGACAACCACTTGCACCTGGACAAGGTGCACACGCTCGACCGGGTCGGCGACTCGGCGCTCTCCGCCTACACCGACGACGCGATGGCCGGCGCGATGACGTCGATCGAGCTGGCCAGCGCCGTGAAGGCCGGCTACCGCAGTGCCGACGCGCTGCCGCACGTCCGGCGCGCGCTCACCGACGCCGTCCGGCACGGCACCCTGCACGTCCAGGCGTTCGTGGACGTCGACACCGCGGCCGGCCTGGAAGGGTTCCGCGCCGTCGTCGAGGCCCGGCGTGAGTTCGCCGGTGTGCTCGACGTCAGAATCGTGGCTTTTCCGCAGGACGGGATCGTGCGTGACCCGGGCGCGGCCGAGCTCTGCGAGGAGGCGATCCGGCTGGGCGCCGACGTGGTCGGCGGCATCCCCTGGATCGAGCACACCGACGTCGACGCCCGCGCGCACGTCGAGTGGGCGTGCGCCCTCGCTGCTCGCACCGGCAAGCGCGTCGCGATGCTCACCGACGACGCCGGCGACCCCACCCTGCGCACCACCGAGATGCTGGCGGCCGCGATGCTCGAGCACGGCCTGGTCGGCCGGGGGGTGGCCTGTCACGCGCGTGCGCTCGCGCTCTACCCGCAGCCGTCCCTGCTCCGGTTGGCCGGGCTGGCGAAGAAGGCCGGGCTCGGGTTCGTCAGCGACCCGCAGACCGGCCCGCTGCACCTGCCGGTGGCACTCTTCCGCGACCTGGAAGTCCCGGTGGCGCTCGGCCAGGACGACATCGAGGACGCCTATTACCCGTTCGGCCGCGCCAACCTCTGGGAGGTCGCGTTCCTGGCCGCTCACCTGCTCGATTTCCGCACCGCCGCCGCCCAGCAGGCCCTGCTCGACCTGGTCACCACCGACGCCGCCCGGGTGTTCGGGCTCGCGCACCATCACCTCGCCGACGGGGCCCCGGCGAACTTCGTCGTGCACGACGCGGAGCGGGTGGTCGACGTGCTGCGTCGTCACGCGGCACCGCGCTGGGTGGTTTCGCGCGGCCGAGTGGTCGCCGAGACGACGATCGTGACTGATATCGTTACCCGGTAACAAAATTTACCGAGGAACGAGAGTCGCGATGACAGTGTTGGTTACCGGGGCCACCGGCCGGGTCGGAAGCCTCGTGGTCGAAAACCTGACCCGGGCCGGGGTACCGGTCCGCGCTCTGACCCATCGGTCCGAAGCGGTGGCGACGATGCCGTCCGACATCGAGGTCGTCACCGGCGATCTCACCGTGCCCGATTCGCTCGAGGCCGCGCTGCGTGACGTCAGCGCCGTCTTTCTGGTCTGGACCGCACCGCCGGAGACCGTCCCGGCCGTGATCGAGCGTCTCGCCGCGCAGTCCTGTCGCATCGTGTTCCTCTCCTCGCCGCACCGGACCCCGCACCCGTTCTTCCAGCAGCCCAACCCGATGGCGGCGCTGCACGACCGGATCGAGCGGCTGATCGCGGAGTCGGGGGCGGAGTCGACGACCATCCGGCCGGGCATGTTCGCGTCGAACGCGTTCGCCTGGTGGGCGCCCGCGATCCGGGCCGGACGGTCGGTCCGGTGGCCCTACGGCAGCGCCGAAACCGCACCCGTCGACGATCGGGACGTGGCCGCCGTCGCGGCCCGGACGCTGTACCGGGACGGGCACGCCGGCGGCGACTACGTCGTGACGGGGCCGGAGTCGCTGAGCCAGGCCGAGCAGGTGGCGGTCATCGGCGACGTCCTGGGGCGGCCGATCGAATTCGAGGAACTCTCGCCCGAGGAGTTCCGCCGGGAGACGGCGGGCACCTGGCCGCCGTCGGTCGTCGAGATGCTGCTCGCCGCCTGGGGCGCGACGATCGGCCGCCCGGCGTTCGTCACCTCGACGGTGCTCGACGTCGGAGGTTCGGCGCCGCGGACCTTCCGGCAGTCCGTGGCCGATCACGCCGCTGAGTTCACGAGTTCCCCGGCAAACGGCTAGGGGGTCGCCCGTGAGGGTTAGAGTGCTGAAAGTGAGCACTGGTTGCTCTTGGTTACCGCTGCGCGCTCCGGCAGCACGGTGATATCGGGTCGCGGCGTGGGTGGTTCGGGTGAATCGGATCGTGGAGGCGTCGGCGACCCTTCCGGCTGATCGTTTCGCCGCACGCGTCGAGGCCCACGCGCTGATCGAGCAGGTGCAGATCTCGCCCTGCCCCGAGGTGGTGGACCGGTTCGCCGACCAGGCCGTCGCCGCGGGCTGGAGTGAGGTCGAGGTTCTCCTCCGGCACGCCCAGGTGCTCCACTCGAGCCTGCAGGGCCACCCGGCCGACGAGGTCCGCGCGAACTGCGACGCGATGCGGCGAGCCGCCGAGGAGTTCGGCGACGAGATCCTGATCGCGCTGGCGCTGGCGTCGCGTGCGCTGTTCCTCGACGACGGGGGTGGCGCCACCGGCGAGGACCTCGGTGGAGGACTCGCGCGAGCCGTCGCGATCCTGGAGCAGATCGCCGACAGCGAGCCGGACGAGCTCGGGCTCCGCGCGCTGGAGCTGCCGAACGCGTTCGTCGAGTGCGG contains:
- a CDS encoding SRPBCC family protein; this encodes MKVNGKATLNAPVERVYAALNDPAVLVRTIPGCQQLEQVGDDAYRMTVTAGVASIKGSYVGDVRLTDQQEPSSFVLRAKGAGAPGTVSADVLVTLEHGAEGTTLLSYAADAVVGGAVGGVGQRVLSGVAKKTAGEFFAAVDSLLNAPAEVLAAAPASSAATEAPAKGALVGGAAVAPAAGEPRVFTAPAKAPGGGGADLLAGGFLPGAIFGAGIALLGVVVGGLIGRRRS
- a CDS encoding NAD(P)H-binding protein translates to MLVTGATGRVGSLVVENLTRAGVPVRALTHRSEAVATMPSDIEVVTGDLTVPDSLEAALRDVSAVFLVWTAPPETVPAVIERLAAQSCRIVFLSSPHRTPHPFFQQPNPMAALHDRIERLIAESGAESTTIRPGMFASNAFAWWAPAIRAGRSVRWPYGSAETAPVDDRDVAAVAARTLYRDGHAGGDYVVTGPESLSQAEQVAVIGDVLGRPIEFEELSPEEFRRETAGTWPPSVVEMLLAAWGATIGRPAFVTSTVLDVGGSAPRTFRQSVADHAAEFTSSPANG